The Aquila chrysaetos chrysaetos chromosome 6, bAquChr1.4, whole genome shotgun sequence genome window below encodes:
- the LOC115343233 gene encoding uncharacterized protein LOC115343233 → MPKPCAAHDSPKAGLAAGPGSARRPPCWQSPVSLPFAVVSVGVVRAPLRPQRALPPNRSCPEGQRRGQQHPVPRIPGEPCRGERLSPGSSCVAHALRGSQDGGLPGWLSRRPRRDACAESQVCCGGAWRGPGAGGGAVCVVRGGGCPPHWRAAPEGLSSSAPACLCSLLNVAKDGWQGSCWLAKLYRVFSCCIQPGRASVVAMSGSLRSTEAPVFVGGCKAARLSRGVPCAVVRGWGGGRIGFLF, encoded by the exons ATGCCTAAGCCGTGCGCCGCCCACGACTCCCCGAAGGCCGGGCTGGCTGCTGGCCCGGGCTCGGCACGGCGCCCGCCTTGCTGGCAGAGCCCCGTCTCCCTCCCCTTTGCTGTGGTGTCTGTAGGTGTTGTCCGTGCCCCCCTGCGTCCCCAGCGTGCCCTCCCGCCGAACCGCTCCTGCCCCGAAGGGCAGCGCCGCGGGCAGCAGCACCCCGTCCCCAG AATCCCAGGGGAGCCATGCCGGGGGGAGCGCCTGTCCCCGGGGTCGTCGTGCGTCGCGCACGCGCTGCGAGGGTCGCAGGACGGGGGCTTGCCCGGGTGGCTGTCGCGGCGGCCGCGCCGTGACGCCTGTGCCGAAAGCCAGGTGTGCTGCGGGGGAGCGTGGCGAGGGCCAGGGGCCGGCGGAGGGGCTGTGTGCGTGGTGCGGGGGGGTGGGTGCCCACCCCACTGGCGTGCAGCCCCCGAGGGGCTGAGCAGCTCCGCACCCGCTTGCCTGTGCTCTCTCTTAAATGTGGCGAAAGACGGGTGGCAAGGCAGCTGCTGGCTCGCAAAGCTGTATCGTGTTTTTTCGTGCTGTATTCAGCCCGGGAGGGCGAGTGTTGTAGCCATGAGCGGTTCCCTTCGGTCGACGGAGGCTCCCGTGTTTGTGGGTGGCTGCAAAGCGGCGCGTCTGTCCCGCGGTGTCCCCTGCGCGGTGGTacgggggtggggtggggggcgtattgggtttttattttaa
- the CTRC gene encoding chymotrypsin-C: MRPFPGGMGEGDKMAPGPPVAWDSRHVSAAGGVTPRSPAAAAGAIRRASGPTAAPWDCATMLGAVCLAVLLGYAYGCGQPAIAPVLGTRVVGGEDARAHSWPWQISLQRSRSGGWSHTCGGTLIAPNWVLTAAHCISSGTTYRVVLGKQVLSEENEPGSLAVGVEKIIVHEKWNSFFIVNDIALIKLAQEVAESETIQAACLPPAGLILENNYPCYITGWGRLWTNGPVSDVLQQALLPVVDYAICSQRDWWGSTVRTTMVCAGGDGVVAGCNGDSGGPLNCQRNGLWEVDGIVSFGSGLGCNTAKKPTVFTRVSAYIDWINEKMTTN, encoded by the exons ATGCGGCCGTTCCCAGGCGGGATGGGCGAGGGCGATAAGATGGCCCCTGGCCCCCCCGTGGCGTGGGACAGTCGCCACGTGTCGGCGGCAGGAGGGGTGACGCCAAGgtccccggcggcggcggcgggtgctATAAGAAGGGCGAGCGGCCCCACCGCAGCACCTTGGGACTGCGCGACCATGCTGGGGGCTGTGTGTCTCGCCGTGCTGCTGGGCTATG CCTACGGATGCGGTCAGCCGGCCATCGCGCCGGTGCTGGGCACCCGGGTGGTAGGCGGCGAAGACGCTCGGGCCCACAGCTGGCCGTGGCAG ATCTCGCTGCAGCGCAGCCGCTCCGGAGGTTGGTCCCACACGTGCGGCGGGACCCTCATCGCTCCCAACTGGGTGCTGACGGCCGCCCACTGCATCAG CTCTGGCACGACGTACCGCGTGGTGCTGGGCAAGCAGGTCCTGTCGGAGGAGAACGAGCCGGGCTCGCTGGCCGTAGGCGTGGAGAAGATCATCGTGCACGAGAAGTGGAACTCCTTCTTCATCGT CAACGACATCGCCTTGATCAAGCTGGCGCAGGAGGTGGCGGAGAGCGAGACCATCCAGGCCGCCTGCCTGCCGCCCGCCGGCCTCATACTGGAGAACAACTACCCCTGCTACATCACCGGCTGGGGACGCCTCTGGA CGAACGGGCCCGTGTCGGACGTGCTGCAGCAGGCGCTGCTGCCCGTGGTGGACTACGCCATCTGCTCCCAGAGAGACTGGTGGGGCAGCACCGTCCGCACCACCATGGTGTGCGCCGGCGGTGACGGCGTCGTCGCCGGCTGCAAC GGGGATTCGGGCGGCCCTCTGAACTGCCAGCGCAACGGGCTCTGGGAGGTGGACGGCATCGTCAGCTTCGGCTCCGGGCTGGGCTGCAACACGGCCAAGAAACCGACGGTCTTCACGCGGGTGTCCGCCTACATCGACTGGATCAACGAG AAAATGACCACGAACTGA